The following DNA comes from Hordeum vulgare subsp. vulgare chromosome 3H, MorexV3_pseudomolecules_assembly, whole genome shotgun sequence.
ccctctcttcttcccaccCGGCCAGGCAGGGAAGCCGTTTCATGATCCGCCGCCAGCCGTGCTCGCGCGGGGGGAGGGAGGCCGCCGTCGGCCATGCTCGCGCGGGAGGAAAGAGGCCACCTCCATCTGGCCGCCCTGTCGCCcccgcggtggaggaggtggtcgGGCCCAACAAGGTCGACTTCGTCATCGGCGATGACACCTTCATGTTCGACTCCGGCGCGGGGGGCGCCGCGGTCGCGCTGCCGCAGGCCTCCGACGGGGCCGTCGATTGGAGCCGCCCTGACGCCCCCGCAGTTGAGGAGGTGGTCGGGCCCAACGAGGTCAACTTCGTCGTCGGCGATGACACCTTCGTGTTCGGCTCTGGCGCGTGGGGCGCCGCGGTCGCGTTGGCGCAGGCCTCTGACGGGCCCCCCTTCTCTCCTCTCACCCATGGGATCTAGCTTTCTGATCGTCAACACCTGCCCCGGTTCCATTCTCCATCCAGAGGGACATGTCCCCGATCCACTTGCCTTCTCAACGGAGCCATCGGCGGCATCTCCTCCTCGACAATTTCATCCAGCCGTCGTCGTCATCCAATCGACCTTCCCCGTCTACGGAGACCTGGAGCGACCTTCCTCGCATACGACGACCTCGATCTAGATCGGAGTCGCTTGCCATCTCATTTATTGTTCACCCAGTCCAGCAGGTGCTCAATGCGGGGAGGATAATGAGCATGATGGTGCAGCGGCAACGGCAACCGACGATGGCCTAGGTAACTTGTATCCTTATTG
Coding sequences within:
- the LOC123441490 gene encoding uncharacterized protein LOC123441490, which translates into the protein MIRRQPCSRGGREAAVGHARAGGKRPPPSGRPVAPAVEEVVGPNKVDFVIGDDTFMFDSGAGGAAVALPQASDGAVDWSRPDAPAVEEVVGPNEVNFVVGDDTFVFGSGAWGAAVALAQASDGPPFSPLTHGI